The Melopsittacus undulatus isolate bMelUnd1 chromosome 24, bMelUnd1.mat.Z, whole genome shotgun sequence genome includes a window with the following:
- the BICRA gene encoding BRD4-interacting chromatin-remodeling complex-associated protein: MDDEDGRCLLDVICDPQALNDFLHGSEKIDSDDLLDNTGDAASSFFEGAGLHVQEASGNHLNTEQPQPAASVDLDFLEDDILGSPSSTGANLANSEQPCDILQQSLQEANITEQTLEAEAELDLGSFQLPTLQPVVQATSDGTPQIFSSGADLIGLQPPTVLAHQALVQQSVGADVVNKAISVQPFLQQVGLGNVTIQPISNLQGLPNGSPSGTLGIGPIQVVGQQVMAINQPAQQIIAKQVQPSQVATMPVGSYITQPAPEQQQVTLASTGVSPQGTGLVIQKNLPTVATTTLNGNSMFGSVAGPQGSQPLTVTSNLSSPLVQAQNVIIHRTPTPIQPKPAGVLQQKLYQITPKPFASNNTTLTIQNEAALQQQKAQQNLTFMASKPGQNVVLSGFPQGLPANVFKQPQPQQQALNKAMSVHLLNQGSSIVIPAQHVPQAMLQGQNQFLLPSQLTGASTVQLPQQLSALQANMGGQILTTSHAGGQAHIITSQGPGGQLLTNPALPAQLLTNQNITSPLNLGQVLTSQSAHGTAHILSAPIQLQAGQVGQPALFQMPVSLASTLSSQSQPVIQGVTLPNQVAMLNATEGMGQAVSIQPPAASTSQSPGLGQGQANTGTGLMAGTEPAPILTVQTSQAAPLQLNVPAAAPSQAPGASQASPTLASSPEKIILNQDSMQMFLQQGIILQPKQPPASQAPTALAPFGTSAPSVLVSGPGQPVTVTTTTTTATAGITAPAPAESKTFASVSTPIPAGKGAVAQGKPGTPLAIQQPVQPKPGVISSVSGLSLGKGPLQIQVVGKGIPQLVPSVPASGQQLFDTKLALKKTPSLQPSKEACFLEQLHKHQGSVLHPDYKTAFRSFDDALQRLLPYHVYQGMLPSAHDYRKVDEEFEVVSTQLLRRTQAMLNKYRLLLLEESRRVSPSAEMVMIDRMFIQEEKTTLALDKQLAKEKPDEYVSSSSRAPGIPTSSSSSSSSSSSVSSTTPTPESLKAPPAPPPLVHPTKLVIKHSGGSPSVTWAKASPIPLDGDEDALPSRSKPPIKTYEARSRIGLKLKIKQEAGLSKVVHNTALDPVHQPQSACRVIRSAGATMNGSVDHGMSGMSDRKPMVTYCRLPLRKTYRENVDAFPGDKGPDPGTKGTKAEVIPTGSSGKQEEGSRSVITSHRSRDKPTEKSSKLIPPKPQDSSSGLMKELAEVEEEFYHGMIKAEPPDEGSGPELRWEAAFPAAKRRKSESLEVDNASFSSDSPQDDALHEHLQSAIDSILNLQQHPGASQSIRTPSSSYNSSSSPFSSPVHRTDTLVPAPNHNGGLGARTLTR; the protein is encoded by the exons CTCCACGTCCAGGAGGCCTCTGGCAACCACCTCAACACGGAGCAGCCCCAACCAGCAGCCAGCGTGGACCTGGACTTCCTAGAGGATGACATTTTGGGGTCCCCATCCAGCACCGGAGCCAACCTGGCCAACTCGGAGCAGCCTTGTGACATCCTCCAGCAGAGCCTCCAGGAGGCCAACATCACGGAGCAGACCTTGGAAGCTGAAGCAGAGCTGGACCTGGGCTCCTTCCAGCTCCCCACACTGCAACCAGTGGTGCAGGCCACGTCTGATGGCACCCCACAGATCTTCTCCAGTGGGGCTGACCTCATTGGGCTGCAGCCCCCCACTGTGCTCGCCCACCAAGCACTGGTGCAGCAGTCGGTAGGGGCAGATGTGGTCAACAAAGCCATCAGTGTCCAACCCTTCCTACAGCAGGTGGGATTGGGGAATGTCACCATCCAACCCATCTCCAACCTTCAAGGCTTGCCCAATGGTAGCCCCAGTGGCACCTTGGGCATCGGCCCCATACAAGTGGTGGGGCAACAAGTGATGGCCATCAACCAGCCGGCACAGCAGATCATTGCCAAGCAGGTCCAACCATCCCAAGTGGCCACCATGCCTGTTGGGAGCTACATCACCCAACCAGCCCCCGAGCAGCAGCAGGTCACCCTGGCCTCAACTGGGGTCTCCCCACAAGGCACTGGTCTGGTCATCCAGAAGAACCTCCCCACAGTGGCCACCACGACGTTGAATGGGAATTCCATGTTCGGAAGCGTCGCTGGTCCTCAAGGATCCCAACCTCTCACTGTCACCTCCAACCTGAGCAGCCCTTTGGTGCAAGCCCAGAACGTCATCATCCACCGGACGCCGACCCCGatccaacccaaacctgctGGGGTCCTACAGCAGAAGCTCTACCAGATCACCCCCAAACCCTTCGCTTCCAACAACACCACCTTGACCATCCAGAACGAagctgccctccagcagcagaaggcCCAGCAGAACCTCACCTTTATGGCCAGCAAACCAGGCCAGAACGTGGTCCTCTCTGGCTTCCCCCAAGGCCTCCCAGCCAATGTCTTCAAGCAGCCCCAACCCCAACAGCAAGCCCTCAACAAGGCCATGAGCGTCCACTTGTTGaaccagggcagcagcatcGTTATCCCAGCACAACACGTCCCCCAGGCCATGCTCCAGGGCCAAAACCAGTTCCTCCTTCCCAGTCAGCTCACTGGTGCCTCCACCGTGCAGCTCCCGCAGCAGCTCTCGGCTCTTCAAGCCAATATGGGCGGCCAAATCCTGACCACATCCCATGCTGGTGGCCAAGCGCACATCATCACTAGCCAAGGACCCGGTGGGCAGCTCCTGACCAACCCGGCGttgccagcacagctcctcaCCAACCAGAACATCACCAGTCCCTTGAACCTGGGCCAGGTGCTGACATCGCAGAGCGCCCATGGCACAGCTCACATCCTGTCGgctcccatccagctccaagctGGCCAGGTTGGCCAACCAGCCCTTTTCCAGATGCCCGTGTCCTTGGCCAGCACCTTGAGCAGCCAAAGCCAACCGGTGATCCAAGGGGTGACACTACCCAACCAAGTGGCCATGCTCAATGCCACCGAGGGCATGGGGCAAGCGGTGAGCATCCaacctcctgctgccagcaccagccAAAGCCCAGGCCTAGGGCAGGGCCAGGCTAACACTGGCACCGGTCTCATGGCCGGCACGGAGCCGGCACCAATCCTGACCGTGCAGACTTCCCAagctgctcctctccagctCAATGTCCCAGCGGCAGCACCGAGCCAAGCACCTGGTGCTTCCCAAGCCAGCCCCACACTGGCTTCCAGCCCGGAGAAGATCATCCTCAACCAGGATTCCATGCAGATGTTCCTGCAGCAG GGCATCATCCTGCAGCCGAAGCAGCCCCCGGCCAGCCAGGCCCCCACCGCACTCGCCCCATTTGGCACCTCGGCCCCCTCGGTGCTGGTGAGTGGCCCAGGGCAACCGGTGACGGTGACAACCACGACCACCACGGCCACTGCAG GAATCACGGCCCCGGCTCCTGCTGAGAGCAAAACCTTTGCCAGTGTTTCCACCCCAATTCCTGCTGGGAAAGGGGCTGTGGCCCAGGGAAAGCCGGGAACGCCGCTCGCCATCCAGCAGCCGGTGCAG CCAAAGCCTGGAGTCATCAGCTCCGTGTCCGGCCTGAGCCTCGGGAAGGGACCTCTGCAGATCCAGGTGGTTGGAAAGGGAATTCCACAGCTCGTGCCCTCGGTGCCTGCGTCCGGCCAGCAGCTG tTCGACACCAAACTGGCCCTGAAGAAAACCCCCTCGCTCCAGCCCAGCAAAGAAGCCTG tttcctggagcagctccacaAGCACCAGGGCTCTGTGCTGCATCCCGACTACAAGACAGCATTCCGCTCCTTCGATGATGCCCTACAGAGGCTCCTGCCCTACCACGTGTACCAGGGAATGCTGCCCTCGGCCCATGACTACCGCAAGG TGGACGAGGAGTTCGAGGTGGTCTCCACGCAGCTGCTCCGTCGCACCCAGGCCATGCTCAACAAGTaccggctgctgctgctggaggagtcCCGG AGGGTCAGCCCCTCAGCCGAGATGGTGATGATCGACCGCATGTTCATCCAGGAGGAGAAGACCACGTTGGCCCTGGACAAGCAGCTGGCCAAGGAGAAGCCAG ATGAATAcgtctcctcctcctcccgcgCTCCCGGCATtcccacatcctcctcctcctcttcctcctcttcctcctcggTCTCCAGCACCACTCCAACCCCGGAGAGCCTGAaggcccccccagcaccccccccACTGGTGCACCCCACCAAACTGGTCATCAAACACAGCGGGGGGTCCCCATCCGTCACCTGGGCCAAAGCCAGCCCGATCCCATTGGATGGGGACGAGGATGCGCTTCCATCCCGGAGCAAACCCCCCATTAAGACCTATGAGGCCCGGAGCAGGATTGGGCTCAAGCTGAAGATCAAGCAGGAAGCCGGCTTAAGCAAAGTGGTCCATAACACGGCGCTGGATCCCGTGCACCAGCCCCAGAGCGCGTGCCGGGTGATCCGGAGCGCCGGAGCCACCATGAACGGCTCCGTGGATCATGGAATGTCGGGAATGAGCGACCGGAAGCCCATGGTCACCTATTGCCGTTTGCCCCTAAGGAAAACCTATCGGGAGAACGTGGATGCTTTCCCAGGGGATAAAGGCCCCGATCCCGGCACCAAAGGTACCAAAGCGGAGGTGATCCCGACGGGAAGCAGCGGGAAGCAGGAAGAGGGATCCCGGAGCGTCATCACATCCCATAGGAGCCGGGACAAGCCCACGGAGAAGAGCTCCAAGCTGATCCCTCCCAAGCCCCAAGACTCCAGCAGTGGCCTTATGAAGGAGCTGGCGGAGGTGGAAGAGGAATTCTACCATGGAATGATCAAAGCGGAGCCTCCGGATGAGGGCTCCGGGCCGGAACTCCGTTGGGAAGCGGCATTCCCGGCGGCCAAGCGCCGCAAGTCGGAATCCTTGGAAGTGGATAACGCCAGTTTCTCCAGCGACAGCCCCCAGGACGATGCCCTCCATGAGCATCTCCAAAGCGCCATCGACAGCATCCTGAACCTCCAGCAGCATCCCGGCGCTTCCCAAAGCATCCGGACGCCTTCCTCATCCTACaattcctcctcttcccccttttcctcccccgTCCATCGCACGGACACCTTGGTGCCGGCTCCCAACCACAACGGAGGCCTTGGAGCCAGGACGTTGACCAGATAA